The following proteins come from a genomic window of Leptospira barantonii:
- the queA gene encoding tRNA preQ1(34) S-adenosylmethionine ribosyltransferase-isomerase QueA, with product MLFEDLKEFEFLLPEERIARYPAPDRDESKLMVLDVNSGNIVSEPSFKNIVSYLKEGDVLVANHTKVSKRRVYLKTELRVHEAMFLEEHNGIWKCKIRNSKKLKDGTRLTDEKTRRITFAVEKKEEEFVFLKPERPLQEEDFDQIGEIPIPPYLKREANSEDEIRYQTLFAKTPGSIAAPTAGLHFSENIFATLKEKKIALCTLELKVGYGTFQPLTEENFQNQKLHREEFFLGKESVEILNLAKKEKRRIVSIGTTTLRALESAYDRSTNSFQEGWGATELFIRPEDRLYSCEGLITNFHLPGSSLLLLVSAFAGKDLILKAYQKAIREEFRFYSYGDAMLVLGKKE from the coding sequence ATGTTGTTTGAAGACCTCAAAGAATTCGAGTTTCTTCTTCCCGAAGAAAGAATCGCTCGTTATCCCGCGCCCGACCGGGACGAAAGCAAATTGATGGTCCTCGACGTAAACTCGGGAAATATCGTAAGTGAACCTTCGTTTAAGAACATCGTCTCTTATCTCAAAGAAGGGGACGTTCTCGTCGCCAATCACACCAAGGTAAGCAAACGTAGGGTTTATCTCAAAACGGAACTGCGAGTTCACGAAGCTATGTTTTTGGAAGAGCACAACGGAATCTGGAAATGTAAGATCCGAAATTCCAAAAAACTAAAGGACGGAACGCGACTTACGGACGAAAAGACAAGACGCATAACGTTTGCGGTGGAAAAGAAAGAGGAAGAATTCGTTTTTCTAAAACCCGAACGCCCATTGCAGGAAGAAGACTTTGATCAAATCGGGGAGATTCCGATTCCTCCGTATCTCAAAAGGGAAGCGAACTCCGAAGACGAAATCCGTTATCAAACCCTATTCGCAAAAACTCCGGGATCGATCGCCGCGCCGACCGCGGGTTTACATTTTTCGGAAAACATATTTGCAACGTTGAAAGAGAAAAAAATCGCTCTTTGCACCTTGGAATTGAAGGTCGGATACGGCACCTTTCAACCGTTGACCGAAGAAAATTTTCAAAATCAAAAACTACATAGGGAAGAATTCTTTCTCGGAAAAGAAAGCGTCGAGATTTTGAATCTCGCCAAAAAAGAAAAAAGAAGAATCGTTTCGATCGGAACCACGACCTTACGCGCGCTCGAGTCCGCATACGATCGATCAACAAATTCTTTCCAAGAAGGCTGGGGAGCGACCGAACTTTTTATCCGCCCCGAAGATCGACTGTACAGTTGCGAAGGATTGATCACGAACTTTCATCTCCCCGGTTCGAGTTTACTTTTACTCGTTTCCGCGTTTGCGGGAAAGGACCTGATTCTCAAAGCGTATCAAAAAGCGATCCGGGAAGAATTCAGATTTTATTCCTACGGAGACGCGATGCTCGTGTTGGGAAAAAAAGAATAG
- a CDS encoding MBOAT family O-acyltransferase yields the protein MIFTSTLFLLFFVCVYVFYWAYDGRKYREWVIVIASLIFYATWSIPFLFHLLAILYINYLAIRSLFKKKNLGVLRAVIILDLINLGVFKYFYFFTDNFYAWTGWGFLDQKTFGFHIILPLAISFYTFQIIAFVVDVYRGKITEDCGFFRFVLFILFFPQLVAGPIMRHQDFFPILDKVRIKPSYVYAGLYLLGLGVAKKILIADNISSLVDPVFRNPSEYDGYSLFLAVQGFTWQVYCDFSGYTDIARGCAFLMGFNIPVNFRAPFFSQSIQDLWRRWHITLATWLRDYIYIPLGGSRTSEPKVYLNLIVTFTLGGFWHGASWTYVIWGFWHGLCLTIDRLMDRFGIPKLPEKGIFWFVIRASFVYGIFVIGAVFFRSQSLGDAWHIFFHGVQWVSEPAKHVLRTDLVAPFLIGGFLLHTLEYFEKVPRFYFKHQKIVISVFLILLVLLLSNYAGKGQDFIYFQF from the coding sequence ATGATCTTTACTTCCACCCTCTTCCTCCTTTTTTTTGTTTGCGTTTACGTTTTTTACTGGGCTTACGACGGAAGAAAATACAGGGAATGGGTGATCGTAATCGCGTCCCTGATCTTTTACGCGACCTGGAGTATTCCGTTTCTATTTCATCTATTAGCGATTCTTTATATCAACTATCTTGCAATTCGAAGTCTGTTTAAAAAGAAAAACCTCGGAGTTCTGAGAGCGGTCATCATTCTGGATCTGATCAATCTGGGTGTTTTTAAATACTTTTATTTTTTTACGGATAACTTCTACGCTTGGACCGGCTGGGGATTTTTAGATCAGAAAACTTTCGGTTTTCACATCATTCTTCCTTTGGCGATCAGCTTCTATACGTTTCAGATCATCGCGTTCGTAGTGGACGTCTATCGCGGAAAGATCACCGAAGACTGCGGTTTTTTCAGGTTCGTGTTGTTTATTCTATTCTTTCCTCAGTTGGTCGCGGGACCGATCATGAGACATCAGGATTTTTTTCCGATCCTCGATAAGGTAAGAATCAAACCCTCCTATGTTTATGCGGGACTTTATCTTTTGGGACTTGGTGTCGCAAAAAAGATTCTGATCGCCGATAACATTTCTTCTTTGGTCGATCCGGTTTTTAGAAATCCTTCCGAGTACGACGGTTATTCTCTTTTTCTCGCGGTTCAAGGTTTCACTTGGCAGGTGTACTGCGACTTCAGCGGTTATACGGACATCGCGCGCGGGTGTGCGTTTTTGATGGGCTTCAATATTCCCGTGAACTTTCGCGCTCCATTCTTCAGTCAGAGCATTCAGGATCTCTGGAGAAGATGGCATATCACACTCGCAACATGGCTTCGGGATTATATTTACATTCCTCTCGGCGGTTCCAGAACTTCCGAGCCGAAGGTTTACTTAAACCTGATCGTCACGTTTACGTTAGGCGGCTTTTGGCACGGAGCGAGTTGGACGTATGTGATCTGGGGTTTTTGGCACGGTCTGTGTCTTACGATCGATCGTTTGATGGATCGATTCGGAATTCCTAAGTTGCCCGAAAAAGGAATTTTTTGGTTCGTGATCCGAGCCTCCTTCGTATACGGAATTTTCGTGATCGGAGCGGTGTTTTTCCGCTCCCAGTCGTTGGGCGACGCGTGGCATATCTTTTTCCACGGCGTTCAATGGGTCTCGGAACCCGCAAAACACGTTTTGAGAACCGATCTGGTGGCGCCGTTTTTGATCGGAGGATTTTTACTCCATACGCTGGAATATTTCGAAAAGGTTCCCCGTTTTTATTTTAAACATCAGAAAATCGTAATATCCGTTTTTCTAATCCTTTTGGTTCTGCTTCTTTCCAATTACGCGGGTAAGGGTCAGGACTTTATCTATTTTCAGTTTTAA
- a CDS encoding glycosyltransferase family 87 protein, with protein sequence MQLRDRKTWILIGTVLFFTLLFINGISKSGNRSDFRDYYNASVRFTQGNNLYNLEQIDEILAKLQSGEIKIEEAFTPKVFMQLKDMMEGLGSYIYPPTFAFLLIPISFFPYEIASGIFLTLNFVALLGTLYILSIRLNRKWNLVFFVVLCLLNLRFLENHQNNNQVGFLLIFLILASIHTSKDWLSGLLLGLAIVIKLTPGAFVLFFLMQKRYWAIFYTFVFSLFWIFLPCLYAPQFTIEMTLTWKQLILDNYLKSPLFRAWKNNQSLNATLAKYFLNYADVLNQSQHGYPIRELTEPVVKGIYYILSLVLVFPFFKIVFAKRNAEFALGCLFVFSVIFSGISWVHAFVFLLYPSAILLDRAWAFTENSILPFWKKNSDSALKKIGNSVNLIFRNDKVAFFFIAGSVLILLCNRSVIGGGTEEKLMMASYLLYFAVFQYLLLLFALKYEPSFSKEN encoded by the coding sequence ATGCAATTGAGAGATCGAAAAACCTGGATTCTAATCGGAACCGTTTTGTTTTTCACGCTCCTCTTTATCAACGGAATCTCCAAATCCGGAAACCGTTCCGACTTCCGGGACTATTATAACGCATCCGTTCGTTTTACCCAAGGAAACAATTTATACAATCTGGAACAGATCGACGAGATTCTCGCGAAACTTCAATCGGGCGAAATCAAAATCGAAGAGGCGTTTACTCCGAAGGTTTTTATGCAACTCAAGGATATGATGGAAGGACTCGGTTCTTATATCTACCCGCCTACGTTCGCTTTTTTGTTGATTCCGATTTCGTTTTTTCCGTATGAGATCGCTTCCGGAATTTTTCTGACCTTAAACTTTGTGGCCTTACTCGGAACCTTATACATTCTTTCGATTCGATTGAATCGAAAATGGAATCTCGTTTTTTTCGTCGTTCTTTGTCTGCTCAATCTTCGTTTTTTGGAGAATCATCAGAACAACAACCAAGTCGGTTTTCTTCTGATCTTTTTGATTCTCGCGTCCATTCATACGAGTAAGGATTGGTTGTCCGGTTTGCTTCTCGGTCTTGCGATCGTGATCAAACTCACTCCGGGTGCGTTTGTTCTTTTCTTTCTGATGCAAAAACGGTATTGGGCGATCTTTTATACGTTTGTTTTCAGTCTTTTCTGGATCTTTCTTCCGTGTTTATACGCGCCCCAGTTTACGATCGAGATGACTCTTACTTGGAAACAATTGATCTTGGATAATTATCTCAAGTCTCCTTTGTTCCGCGCTTGGAAGAACAACCAAAGTTTGAACGCGACTCTCGCAAAATATTTTTTGAATTACGCGGACGTTCTCAATCAATCCCAACACGGTTATCCGATTCGGGAGCTGACAGAACCCGTCGTAAAAGGAATTTATTATATTCTTTCCTTGGTTCTTGTGTTCCCGTTTTTTAAGATCGTGTTCGCAAAACGAAACGCCGAGTTTGCACTCGGTTGTCTTTTCGTTTTTTCGGTGATCTTCAGCGGAATTTCCTGGGTGCACGCATTCGTGTTTCTTTTGTATCCTTCCGCGATTCTTTTGGATCGAGCCTGGGCATTTACGGAGAATTCGATTCTTCCGTTTTGGAAAAAGAATTCGGATTCCGCGTTGAAAAAAATCGGAAATTCCGTAAATCTAATATTCAGAAACGATAAAGTTGCATTCTTTTTTATCGCGGGTTCGGTTTTGATTCTTCTCTGCAACCGTTCCGTGATCGGCGGAGGAACCGAAGAGAAGCTGATGATGGCTTCGTATCTTTTATACTTCGCGGTCTTTCAATACCTTCTGCTTTTATTCGCTCTAAAATACGAACCTTCTTTTTCGAAAGAAAATTAA
- a CDS encoding MBOAT family O-acyltransferase, which translates to MLFNSLHFLFFFPIVLILNHLLKGKIQRIFLLAASFYFYMSWRKEFIVLLLYSIVIDYFASLKIEAAAPGSGKRKFWLVLSLVTNLGLLAYFKYTNFLLGVVNDLTPVAGFKFAYYDIILPVGISFYTFQSLSYTIDVYRGQIEARKSFLDFALYVSFFPQLVAGPIVRAQTFFRDMEVPLSVKKEDIQVAFAQILIGFTRKIVFADNLAKVVDSTFANYATLNPIEIWTGALAFGWQIYFDFAGYTDIAIGVARLFGYKFDPNFNFPMVARNITDHWSRWHISFSTWIRDYIFIPLGGSRGNAFLIYRNIFITWFFAGVWHGAAYHFIGWGLWQGIMILVHREYAKTRISSFLNGKGGIVYDICARIFTMFCLTFGFIMFRAETMEKAIPMMKSLLFLGPDGFVGVKGYSNYMYGLLLLVCFVASYLFAKNNVEKMVQSRWKFILFFLANVFMLLIFGITESQSFLYFAF; encoded by the coding sequence ATGCTCTTTAACTCGCTTCATTTTTTATTCTTTTTCCCCATCGTTCTCATTCTCAATCATTTGCTTAAGGGAAAGATCCAAAGAATTTTTCTCCTCGCCGCAAGTTTTTATTTCTACATGTCTTGGAGAAAAGAATTCATCGTTCTTTTGCTCTATTCGATCGTGATCGATTATTTCGCGTCCTTAAAAATCGAAGCCGCGGCTCCCGGTTCTGGGAAAAGAAAATTCTGGCTTGTGTTGTCCCTCGTCACAAATCTCGGATTGCTCGCCTACTTTAAGTATACGAACTTTCTTCTGGGTGTGGTCAACGATCTGACTCCGGTTGCCGGTTTTAAATTCGCATATTATGATATCATTCTTCCAGTCGGAATTTCGTTTTATACGTTTCAATCGTTGAGTTATACGATCGACGTGTATCGCGGACAAATCGAAGCGAGAAAATCCTTTTTGGATTTCGCCCTTTACGTTTCTTTCTTTCCTCAATTGGTCGCGGGCCCGATCGTTCGCGCTCAGACTTTCTTCCGCGATATGGAAGTTCCTCTTTCGGTTAAGAAGGAAGACATTCAAGTCGCATTCGCTCAGATCTTGATCGGCTTTACTCGTAAGATCGTTTTTGCGGACAACCTCGCCAAAGTAGTCGATTCTACGTTTGCCAATTACGCGACCTTAAACCCGATCGAAATCTGGACCGGAGCGCTTGCGTTCGGTTGGCAGATCTACTTCGACTTCGCGGGTTATACGGACATCGCGATCGGAGTGGCTCGTCTTTTCGGTTATAAGTTCGATCCGAACTTCAACTTTCCGATGGTCGCTCGAAACATCACGGATCATTGGTCCCGTTGGCATATTTCCTTTTCGACTTGGATTCGGGATTACATCTTCATTCCGCTCGGAGGTTCGAGAGGGAACGCGTTTTTAATCTATAGAAACATTTTCATCACTTGGTTTTTCGCGGGCGTTTGGCACGGAGCCGCGTATCATTTTATCGGCTGGGGACTCTGGCAGGGTATTATGATTCTTGTACATAGAGAATATGCAAAAACGAGAATATCCTCTTTCTTGAACGGAAAAGGCGGAATCGTATACGATATCTGCGCGAGAATTTTCACAATGTTTTGCCTAACGTTCGGGTTCATCATGTTCCGCGCGGAAACGATGGAAAAGGCGATTCCGATGATGAAGTCCCTTCTCTTTTTGGGTCCGGACGGTTTTGTCGGAGTCAAAGGATATTCGAATTATATGTACGGGCTTCTTTTGCTCGTTTGTTTTGTGGCTTCTTATCTGTTCGCTAAGAACAACGTCGAAAAGATGGTTCAGAGTCGTTGGAAGTTCATTCTGTTTTTCCTCGCGAACGTCTTTATGCTTTTGATTTTCGGGATCACCGAAAGTCAGAGTTTTCTTTACTTTGCGTTTTAG
- a CDS encoding LIC20162 family protein, with product MKQNETKIYSGWESLNADEVSSGAPIRLRINLIPPIFMTLIVFAVLYGCFLGGELAASYLRKFVDFLLIPKVLNLPILQDPRLYLTIGYLTFGYIGFAFLLDWIRFIGRTCFTSVSLKGDVLFLETKGLLGKNVFQWDRKQSGIQIVHKTGLFRKIFGLERIMVITPDLRSEGIASEFGIHSPFFFRSQNRNLIQNLFKY from the coding sequence ATGAAACAGAACGAAACCAAAATCTATTCGGGATGGGAATCCTTAAACGCGGACGAAGTTTCCTCGGGAGCGCCGATCCGATTGAGAATCAATCTAATTCCTCCGATTTTTATGACGTTGATCGTCTTTGCGGTGTTATACGGTTGTTTTCTCGGCGGAGAATTGGCCGCGTCGTATCTGCGGAAGTTCGTCGATTTTCTTTTGATTCCGAAAGTGTTGAACCTTCCGATTCTACAGGACCCGAGACTTTATCTTACGATCGGTTATCTTACCTTCGGTTACATCGGATTCGCGTTTCTTTTGGATTGGATTCGATTTATAGGAAGAACCTGTTTTACGTCCGTTTCGCTCAAAGGTGACGTTCTATTTTTGGAAACGAAAGGTCTGTTGGGTAAAAACGTCTTTCAATGGGACCGTAAACAAAGCGGAATTCAGATCGTACACAAAACGGGTTTGTTTCGGAAAATTTTCGGCTTGGAAAGAATTATGGTAATCACTCCCGATCTTAGATCCGAAGGAATTGCTTCGGAATTCGGAATCCATTCTCCGTTTTTCTTCCGTTCTCAAAATCGGAATCTGATCCAGAATCTTTTTAAATATTAG
- a CDS encoding DUF1574 domain-containing protein, translating into MSSQKQTTMIPLFRKKLLWVPLAFFVFAFSLDRILSSQWVRPYTEAGAEYYFYEMKDRVLAALVKDKASAKPEDKTLIFFGTSHMGEFSLETIRKKRKDLIVYNFSAPSAPFSYHNYNLEKILASGIKPDYAILEFYPDSMTDFCNRYPLRYSYDLPYFLRYATEFSTNDWDTFLRSRVFRTTVFPPRFKEAMARIKDPSSMTMMLAIRDLLMNESDKFNGGIPNVLLTNTPPERLEEESAKYYNDVYRYVQISSVQKRFMFQFLETAEKNGIKVILWSPLLFEGLEKRVKSAEFYPKWENIRKDALEFKNVYPLDMNDFRAQVRCQKYIDPHHLSGGCYPEPTEILVDRLDAQR; encoded by the coding sequence ATGAGTTCCCAAAAACAAACAACAATGATTCCTTTGTTCCGCAAAAAACTGCTCTGGGTTCCTTTGGCGTTTTTTGTCTTCGCGTTTTCCTTGGATCGGATTTTATCCTCGCAATGGGTCAGACCTTACACCGAGGCGGGCGCGGAATATTACTTTTATGAAATGAAAGACAGGGTTCTCGCGGCTTTGGTTAAGGATAAAGCTTCCGCAAAACCGGAAGACAAAACCCTGATCTTTTTCGGAACCTCTCATATGGGAGAATTTTCCCTCGAGACGATCCGTAAAAAAAGAAAGGATCTCATCGTTTATAACTTCTCCGCGCCTTCGGCTCCTTTTTCGTATCACAACTACAATCTGGAGAAAATTCTCGCTTCGGGGATAAAACCGGACTACGCGATCTTGGAGTTTTATCCGGATTCGATGACCGATTTTTGCAATCGTTATCCCCTTCGTTATTCGTACGACCTTCCGTATTTTCTGCGTTATGCGACCGAGTTTTCCACGAACGACTGGGATACTTTTTTGAGATCCAGGGTTTTTAGGACGACCGTGTTTCCTCCTCGTTTTAAGGAAGCGATGGCGAGAATCAAGGACCCGAGTTCCATGACGATGATGCTCGCGATTCGGGATCTTTTGATGAACGAATCGGATAAGTTCAACGGAGGAATCCCGAACGTTCTTCTTACGAACACGCCTCCCGAACGACTGGAGGAAGAATCAGCGAAATACTACAACGACGTCTATCGTTACGTTCAGATTTCTTCCGTACAAAAAAGATTTATGTTTCAGTTTTTGGAAACCGCGGAAAAGAACGGAATCAAAGTAATTCTTTGGTCCCCTCTTCTTTTTGAAGGTTTGGAAAAACGGGTGAAGTCCGCCGAATTCTATCCCAAATGGGAGAATATCCGCAAAGACGCATTAGAATTTAAGAATGTATATCCGCTCGATATGAACGATTTTCGCGCACAAGTGCGATGTCAAAAATACATCGATCCGCATCATTTGAGCGGAGGATGTTATCCCGAACCGACTGAAATTCTCGTGGATCGTTTGGACGCGCAGAGATGA
- a CDS encoding glycosyltransferase family 4 protein, with product MPIRTNELKYKPRVGVDVRPLAYGITGNSRYLAEVLRRLITSESPLEYYLYSNKPIHTVFYDILSNVNSRFFMTGKLPGVAWLNWTIPKRIKKDRLDLFWGTLQLLPLSCGNALTAVNYHDLNFRSAPETMTTANYWQHKILSPKTLNRADLVFCLSENTRQDILKFRKDLDPKLKVVYPGVESFPSLREPLRILPENFLFTIGTLEPRKNLGTLIDAYRKLKRENSSYPFPLVIAGRLGWKSEGLTQLLKEGTLESEGIFFVENPADEVLAWLYQKCSAFLFPSIHEGFGLPLLEALREGKICVASDIPVFHEILERKTDLFAEPLNVDSWVSALAQLAQKKLQRERVWDASQWTWDQTAKRIEDGLIDLWKHRKELQH from the coding sequence ATGCCGATTCGAACCAACGAACTCAAATACAAACCTAGGGTGGGTGTGGACGTGCGTCCCCTCGCCTACGGAATCACCGGAAACTCAAGATATCTCGCCGAGGTTTTAAGAAGACTGATCACGAGCGAATCCCCGCTTGAATATTATCTTTATTCGAATAAGCCCATTCATACGGTGTTTTACGATATTCTTTCCAACGTAAATTCCCGATTTTTTATGACCGGAAAACTTCCCGGAGTCGCTTGGCTCAACTGGACGATTCCGAAACGAATCAAGAAGGATCGACTCGATCTTTTTTGGGGAACGTTACAACTGCTTCCTCTTTCCTGCGGAAACGCGTTGACCGCGGTCAACTATCACGATCTCAACTTTCGTTCCGCACCGGAGACGATGACGACCGCGAACTATTGGCAACATAAAATTCTTTCACCAAAAACCTTGAATCGAGCGGATCTTGTCTTCTGTCTTTCCGAAAATACGAGACAGGACATTTTGAAATTCAGAAAGGATTTGGATCCTAAGTTAAAAGTTGTTTATCCCGGAGTGGAATCGTTTCCTTCTTTGAGAGAACCTCTTCGAATACTTCCCGAAAATTTTTTATTTACCATCGGAACCCTCGAACCTCGAAAGAATTTGGGGACCTTGATCGACGCGTATCGAAAATTGAAACGGGAGAATTCTTCCTATCCCTTTCCGCTTGTCATCGCGGGTCGTTTGGGTTGGAAGTCCGAAGGTCTTACGCAACTTTTAAAGGAAGGAACTCTCGAGTCGGAAGGAATCTTCTTCGTTGAAAATCCGGCCGACGAGGTTCTCGCTTGGCTCTATCAAAAATGTTCCGCGTTTTTATTTCCGTCGATTCACGAAGGCTTCGGTCTTCCCTTGCTCGAAGCATTGCGAGAAGGAAAAATTTGTGTGGCTTCGGACATTCCGGTCTTTCACGAAATTTTAGAACGTAAAACGGATTTGTTCGCGGAACCGTTGAACGTGGATTCTTGGGTTTCTGCGCTTGCACAACTCGCGCAAAAAAAACTACAAAGAGAACGCGTTTGGGACGCCTCCCAATGGACCTGGGATCAAACCGCAAAAAGAATCGAAGACGGTTTGATCGATCTTTGGAAACACAGAAAGGAACTTCAGCACTGA
- a CDS encoding SGNH/GDSL hydrolase family protein — translation MKEYLAFIKDSKFWIPVLLLVFLETGMQFGCYRPFLKKNSYAANVSRITNHVIEKQNEFDPDVLIVGTSVAYQGLSVPLLNQELAPLGKKIQSIAIPGTELIVQDLAVLKTLPHFKKVKTVVHVFEITTPWVGQKILNLHTLAMISEFDRFEVYPRVYDFGYDVNADDLAYITLKSIAYRRDIQDFILSPSKRIKDIGKRFKKENSDPWDYENSYKEKISMYPIQNVPDCVAKTDPANGQPIPEGSDRFHKKAIYDTCIISSNPLTNANEDAVTKQYFDRLKILHDEIRRIGKENGHEIKIVGVVAPYSQLIQEWRLPERNAVWKRELERINPADPVSLLDYQDLLDGADNGDYYYDLIHLNSIGMMKLTSAFAKDLKSILSKENK, via the coding sequence ATGAAAGAATATCTTGCGTTTATCAAAGATTCGAAATTCTGGATTCCGGTTTTGCTTCTTGTGTTTCTTGAAACGGGAATGCAGTTCGGTTGTTATCGTCCTTTTCTAAAAAAGAATTCGTACGCGGCCAACGTTTCCAGAATTACGAACCACGTAATCGAAAAACAAAACGAATTCGATCCGGACGTTTTGATCGTTGGAACATCGGTCGCGTATCAGGGATTGTCCGTTCCTCTTTTGAACCAAGAGCTTGCGCCTTTGGGGAAAAAAATCCAATCGATCGCGATTCCGGGAACCGAGCTGATCGTTCAGGATCTCGCCGTCTTAAAAACTCTTCCTCACTTCAAAAAAGTGAAAACAGTGGTTCATGTTTTCGAGATCACAACCCCTTGGGTTGGTCAAAAAATTCTTAACTTACATACTCTTGCGATGATCTCCGAGTTCGATCGTTTTGAAGTGTATCCGAGAGTCTATGATTTCGGTTACGACGTAAATGCGGACGATCTTGCATACATTACTTTGAAGTCGATCGCGTATCGAAGGGACATTCAGGATTTTATCCTAAGTCCTTCGAAAAGAATCAAGGACATAGGCAAACGTTTTAAAAAGGAAAACTCGGATCCTTGGGATTACGAGAATTCTTACAAAGAAAAAATCAGCATGTATCCGATTCAAAACGTTCCGGATTGTGTCGCAAAGACCGATCCCGCAAATGGACAACCGATTCCGGAAGGTTCCGATCGTTTTCATAAAAAAGCGATCTACGATACTTGTATCATCTCGAGCAATCCTTTGACCAACGCGAACGAAGACGCGGTGACGAAACAATACTTCGATCGATTGAAAATTCTTCACGACGAGATCCGAAGAATCGGAAAAGAAAACGGTCATGAAATCAAAATCGTCGGAGTGGTCGCTCCATACAGTCAGTTGATTCAAGAGTGGAGATTGCCCGAACGCAACGCGGTTTGGAAACGGGAATTGGAAAGGATCAATCCTGCCGATCCGGTTTCTTTGTTGGATTACCAGGATCTTTTGGACGGAGCGGATAACGGGGATTATTACTACGATCTGATCCATCTCAATTCGATCGGAATGATGAAGCTGACCTCCGCGTTCGCAAAAGATTTGAAATCGATTCTGAGTAAGGAAAACAAATGA